From the genome of Thermogutta terrifontis, one region includes:
- a CDS encoding aldo/keto reductase, with product MTNRGSLSRRDFVKQAGVLAGGAVFVPAVLTKNQFSVAAAVNSEPLPRRVLGRTGEQITIFTLGTAPCGNSRSVEEIAAVVNAAIDAGINSIDTAPAYVRAEEGVGLVMKNRRKEVFLATKVPADTVQQGERSLSRSLRLLQTDYVDLLYYHSVGNRKVEGALDPEGVFTWLVKQKKAGKCRFVGISGHNLPGRFAQFLNTGEVDVLLAAVNYVDRHTYNFEEDVLPIAREKQVGIIAMKVLGGADPAKGSYGNPNSVGRLVSDKPERIEAAIRYALSLPGVASVNLGINSVEQLHQDLAYFRNPQPLSEQELAQLLEEGRALAAKWGEHFGPAKERGQS from the coding sequence ATGACAAATCGCGGTTCTCTTTCCCGTCGGGATTTCGTGAAGCAGGCGGGCGTCTTGGCCGGCGGAGCCGTGTTTGTTCCAGCCGTGCTCACCAAAAATCAGTTCAGTGTTGCCGCGGCGGTCAACAGCGAACCGCTCCCGCGCCGTGTGCTTGGGCGCACCGGCGAGCAGATCACCATCTTCACGCTGGGCACCGCTCCGTGTGGGAATTCGCGATCGGTGGAGGAAATCGCCGCGGTCGTTAACGCGGCGATCGATGCGGGGATTAACTCGATCGACACAGCCCCGGCCTATGTACGGGCGGAAGAAGGTGTCGGCCTGGTCATGAAGAACCGGCGGAAAGAGGTGTTCCTGGCGACGAAGGTGCCCGCCGACACGGTGCAGCAAGGCGAACGCTCGCTCAGTCGGTCGCTCCGCCTTTTGCAGACCGATTATGTGGACCTCCTCTATTACCACAGTGTGGGCAACCGTAAGGTGGAAGGCGCTCTCGATCCGGAAGGCGTGTTCACTTGGCTGGTCAAGCAAAAGAAGGCGGGCAAATGTCGCTTTGTGGGGATTTCCGGTCATAATTTGCCGGGCCGGTTTGCTCAGTTTCTGAACACCGGCGAGGTGGACGTCCTCTTGGCGGCCGTCAATTACGTTGATCGACACACCTACAACTTCGAGGAAGATGTGCTTCCCATCGCGCGGGAGAAGCAGGTGGGGATCATCGCGATGAAAGTGCTGGGCGGTGCCGATCCTGCCAAGGGAAGCTACGGCAACCCGAATTCCGTCGGCCGATTGGTTTCCGATAAGCCCGAACGCATCGAGGCCGCCATCCGGTATGCCCTTTCGCTGCCGGGGGTAGCGAGCGTCAATTTAGGAATCAACAGTGTCGAGCAACTCCATCAGGACCTTGCTTATTTCCGCAACCCGCAACCGCTTTCAGAGCAGGAGCTGGCGCAGCTTCTGGAAGAGGGGCGGGCGCTGGCCGCCAAGTGGGGTGAGCACTTTGGTCCGGCGAAGGAAAGGGGGCAATCGTAA
- the smc gene encoding chromosome segregation protein SMC, with translation MLKALEIVGFKSFADRTRFEFRPGITAIVGPNGSGKSNVVDAIKWVLGEQSIKNLRGKEMTDVIFNGSATRRPLNFAEITITLDNSRGILPIDTPEVHITRRLYRSGESEYLINRQPCRLRDIRDLLAGTGLATQAYSVIEQGKIDQLLQATPLERRAVFEEAAGISRFKSRKLEAQRRLERLEQNLVRLRDIVEEVESRLRVVRSQAGKAQRYQKYAEELRSLRIHLARLDWQKFNQELARLEEQENRLAGLQADLSAQCEHLEQELATAEDLQSRCDEQLSTLQKALSVNREQIAAAEAELEHEHTRSRELERELTRLRKSLAGLTLRAEDVETQRHSLAEALAAAESQYRDLVRQIAEGERLLTERLEVLDRRRTEYEELRARHWELLQKSLAADAEARQHEGQLQVHAATIQRLQQERERLQQVITDLGQEHEAVRRRHENVLRELEDIQHGIHLATERRDQCREDCLRVQSELAELQERRTAARERARLLQEWEERLEGIDSGVKDFLQRMRQSGDGAAASLCGLVADLFQVELQVAFLVDAALGDAPQWVVLRDSRPFLEQLRQGNAGLTGRVGVFCLDRLEPAAAASSHEAVARELAAVPGVLGNAEQFVMVPEEILPLRRLLLGNVWFVESLETGLELARRYPQSRFVTMAGEVVTSDGLVIAGPKSAVTGLISRRSELRSLLRALAEWEQTAGKLEAHLQETRRAWEEAETHLNELTEQRRRLADKLREIEQQERQLQRRTEESTQRWQSIESEFAELDQACEKLRQSRDAAVQAKGDYENAARQIEQDLARLGEEISRLENDVQEHHGLLTALKVELAKSEERLQALRHELRRQEQAAQERLKELADLQLRFSETETAWRQSQRKILSVEMTLAELYSAKDGLTLALHQAGEEREAVHKQRQALQHRLQETRRRLKETEEQRHKIDLELNSIRHEKATLLQRAEEDYNISLAEIDQPASPEETRDRAEIAAAIDDLRRKIHYLGNVNLEALEELRELEERYNTLSSQYQDLVSAKAALLRIIERINADSRRLFAATLQTVSEHFAMLFRELFGGGQASIELEEGVDILESGIEIIARPPGKEPRNISLLSGGEKSLTCVALLLAIFRSRPSPFCVLDEVDAALDEANIDRFTRVLREFLSLTQFVIVTHSKRTVTCADTIYGITMEESGVSKRVSVRFEDLSDNGEILSTAPARSESSRTQEKAA, from the coding sequence ATGCTCAAAGCGTTGGAAATAGTGGGCTTTAAGAGCTTCGCCGACCGGACCCGGTTTGAGTTCCGTCCGGGGATCACCGCCATTGTCGGGCCAAATGGCTCCGGAAAGTCGAATGTTGTTGACGCCATCAAGTGGGTCCTGGGCGAGCAAAGCATCAAGAATCTCCGCGGAAAGGAGATGACGGATGTCATCTTTAATGGGTCGGCGACGCGGCGGCCCCTCAATTTCGCGGAGATCACCATCACCCTCGATAACTCCCGGGGCATTTTGCCCATCGATACCCCCGAGGTTCACATCACCCGGCGACTCTATCGGAGCGGGGAAAGCGAGTATCTCATCAATCGGCAGCCCTGCCGACTGCGGGATATCCGCGATTTGCTGGCGGGCACCGGCCTGGCCACCCAGGCTTACTCGGTCATTGAACAGGGCAAGATCGACCAGCTTCTCCAGGCAACCCCGTTAGAACGCCGGGCCGTGTTCGAAGAGGCGGCCGGTATCAGCCGATTCAAAAGCCGCAAGCTCGAAGCGCAGCGGCGGCTGGAGCGCCTCGAACAGAATCTCGTCCGCCTCCGCGACATCGTGGAGGAAGTGGAAAGCCGCCTCCGCGTGGTCCGCTCCCAAGCGGGAAAGGCCCAGCGCTATCAGAAATACGCCGAGGAACTACGCTCCCTGCGGATCCATCTGGCAAGACTCGATTGGCAGAAATTCAATCAGGAACTTGCTCGATTGGAAGAGCAAGAGAACCGCCTGGCTGGGCTTCAGGCCGACCTTTCCGCCCAGTGCGAACACCTGGAACAGGAGCTAGCCACCGCGGAAGACCTCCAGAGCCGGTGCGACGAACAGCTCTCCACTCTGCAGAAGGCCCTTTCCGTCAATCGCGAACAAATTGCCGCGGCGGAAGCCGAACTCGAACACGAGCACACCCGATCCCGCGAACTGGAACGGGAATTGACACGGCTCAGAAAATCCCTGGCAGGTTTGACGCTCCGTGCCGAAGACGTCGAGACGCAGCGGCATTCCCTGGCGGAGGCCCTGGCGGCAGCGGAGTCGCAATATCGCGACCTCGTCCGCCAGATCGCCGAGGGCGAACGCCTCCTCACGGAGCGCCTCGAGGTTCTCGACCGTCGCCGAACGGAGTATGAGGAACTCCGCGCGCGGCACTGGGAACTGCTTCAAAAATCCCTCGCAGCAGATGCGGAAGCCCGACAGCACGAAGGCCAGTTGCAGGTCCATGCGGCAACGATTCAACGGTTGCAACAGGAACGCGAGCGGCTGCAACAGGTCATCACCGACCTTGGCCAGGAGCACGAGGCCGTTCGCCGTCGGCACGAGAATGTGCTTCGCGAACTGGAGGACATCCAGCACGGCATCCACCTGGCTACGGAACGCCGTGACCAGTGCCGCGAGGACTGTCTTCGTGTTCAGTCGGAACTGGCCGAGCTGCAGGAACGACGGACGGCGGCGCGGGAACGTGCCCGACTGCTTCAGGAATGGGAGGAACGCCTGGAAGGGATCGATAGCGGCGTCAAGGACTTCTTGCAGCGAATGCGCCAGAGCGGTGACGGCGCAGCGGCTTCTCTTTGCGGCCTGGTCGCCGATCTGTTTCAGGTGGAGCTACAGGTGGCGTTCCTCGTGGACGCAGCGCTGGGAGACGCCCCCCAATGGGTCGTCCTTCGAGATAGCCGTCCCTTCCTGGAGCAACTTCGGCAGGGCAATGCGGGCCTCACCGGCCGGGTCGGCGTCTTCTGCCTGGACCGCCTGGAACCCGCCGCCGCGGCGTCTTCCCACGAGGCCGTTGCCCGCGAACTGGCCGCCGTTCCCGGTGTCCTCGGGAACGCCGAACAATTTGTGATGGTCCCCGAGGAGATCCTCCCTCTTCGCCGCCTTCTTTTGGGGAATGTATGGTTCGTGGAGTCCCTGGAAACAGGGCTGGAGCTGGCGCGTCGGTATCCCCAAAGTCGGTTTGTCACCATGGCGGGAGAGGTGGTCACTTCGGATGGTCTGGTGATCGCCGGCCCCAAAAGCGCCGTGACCGGCCTCATCTCCCGACGCAGCGAATTGCGGAGCCTGCTTCGGGCACTTGCCGAATGGGAGCAGACCGCCGGAAAACTGGAAGCACACCTCCAGGAAACGCGACGAGCCTGGGAGGAAGCCGAGACCCATCTGAACGAGTTGACGGAACAGCGACGCCGCCTCGCCGATAAACTCCGCGAAATCGAACAGCAAGAGCGGCAACTGCAGCGGCGGACCGAGGAAAGCACGCAGCGCTGGCAATCCATTGAGAGTGAATTCGCCGAGCTGGATCAGGCCTGCGAGAAACTCCGGCAATCCCGAGATGCGGCCGTTCAGGCTAAGGGTGATTACGAAAACGCGGCACGCCAAATCGAACAGGACCTGGCGCGACTGGGAGAGGAAATATCTCGACTGGAAAACGACGTCCAGGAACATCACGGCCTGCTCACGGCACTCAAGGTCGAGCTGGCCAAAAGCGAAGAACGACTGCAAGCCCTTCGTCACGAACTGCGACGACAGGAACAGGCGGCGCAGGAACGCCTGAAAGAGTTGGCGGATCTTCAGCTACGTTTTTCAGAAACGGAAACGGCCTGGCGGCAATCCCAGCGAAAGATCCTCTCTGTGGAGATGACGCTGGCTGAACTCTATTCCGCAAAGGACGGTCTCACGCTTGCCCTGCACCAGGCAGGAGAGGAGCGGGAAGCCGTCCACAAGCAGCGGCAGGCCCTTCAGCACCGCCTCCAGGAAACGCGTCGCCGCCTCAAGGAAACCGAGGAACAACGACACAAAATTGATCTCGAGCTCAACTCCATCCGGCACGAAAAAGCGACCCTGCTCCAGCGGGCGGAAGAGGATTACAACATCTCTCTGGCAGAAATCGATCAGCCCGCCTCACCCGAGGAAACACGCGACCGGGCCGAAATCGCCGCGGCCATCGACGATCTGCGTCGGAAGATTCACTATTTGGGTAACGTCAACCTGGAAGCGCTGGAGGAACTCCGCGAACTCGAGGAGCGCTACAACACACTCTCCAGCCAGTATCAGGATCTCGTCTCAGCGAAAGCGGCGCTTTTGCGGATCATCGAACGGATCAACGCCGACAGCCGCCGTCTCTTCGCCGCGACCTTGCAGACGGTGAGCGAACATTTCGCCATGCTGTTTCGGGAGCTCTTCGGCGGAGGCCAGGCCAGTATTGAGCTGGAGGAAGGCGTTGACATACTGGAAAGTGGGATCGAAATCATCGCCCGCCCTCCCGGAAAGGAACCCCGCAATATCTCACTGCTCAGCGGTGGGGAAAAGAGCCTGACGTGCGTCGCATTGCTTCTGGCCATCTTTCGCAGTCGCCCCAGTCCGTTTTGTGTCCTTGACGAGGTGGACGCGGCCTTGGATGAAGCCAATATCGATCGCTTCACCCGCGTGCTGCGGGAGTTTCTCTCACTCACACAATTCGTCATCGTCACGCACTCCAAGCGCACCGTCACCTGCGCGGACACGATTTACGGGATCACAATGGAAGAGTCGGGGGTGTCCAAACGCGTTTCTGTTCGATTTGAGGACCTCAGCGATAACGGCGAAATCTTGAGCACCGCCCCGGCGAGAAGTGAATCTTCACGCACCCAGGAAAAAGCGGCCTGA
- a CDS encoding desulfoferrodoxin codes for MSDKHHLYRCEECGRIVEVVDAGRGTLTCCEMPMKHLVENTVDASKEKHVPVATREGSSFHVKVGSVPHPMTAEHLIEWVEVVTEEAVCRVELQPGQQPEVKLPATKGAATIRAYCNLHGLWKTDV; via the coding sequence ATGAGTGACAAACATCACCTGTACCGATGCGAGGAATGTGGCCGTATTGTGGAAGTGGTGGATGCCGGCCGGGGCACGCTCACCTGCTGTGAAATGCCCATGAAGCATCTTGTGGAAAACACCGTGGACGCGTCCAAAGAAAAACATGTCCCGGTGGCCACCCGGGAAGGCTCCTCTTTCCATGTCAAGGTCGGCAGTGTGCCCCACCCGATGACCGCCGAACATCTCATCGAATGGGTGGAGGTGGTCACGGAAGAGGCCGTGTGCCGGGTGGAACTTCAGCCCGGGCAGCAACCCGAAGTGAAATTACCCGCCACAAAAGGAGCGGCGACCATCCGTGCATACTGCAATTTGCACGGGCTGTGGAAAACGGACGTGTGA